A region from the uncultured Bacteroides sp. genome encodes:
- the gpmI gene encoding 2,3-bisphosphoglycerate-independent phosphoglycerate mutase: protein MTKKALLMILDGWGIGAHGKADVIFNTPTPYWDHLVKTYPNSQLQASGEDVGLPDGQMGNSEVGHLNIGAGRVVYQDLVKINLACRDNSIMKNPEIISAFSYAKEKGKNIHFMGLTSDGGVHSSLDHLFKLCDIAKEYEIGNTFIHCFMDGRDTDPKSGKGFIEQLDAHCKTSAGKIASIIGRYYAMDRDKRWERVKEAYDLLVNATGKKADCMIQAVQESYDEGVTDEFIKPIVNAAVDGTIKAGDVVIFFNYRNDRAKELTAVLTQQDMPEAGMKTVPDLQYYCMTPYDASFKGVHILFDKDNVENTLGEFLAKEKRTQLHIAETEKYAHVTFFFNGGREVPYEGEDRILVASPKVATYDLKPEMSAYEVKDKLVAAINENKYDFIVVNYANGDMVGHTGVYDAITKAVVAVDACVKETIEAAKAQGYEAIIIADHGNADNAVNEDGSPNTAHSLNPVPCIYVTENKEAGVGNGRLADVAPTILKIMGLEAPKEMTGKVLIK, encoded by the coding sequence ATGACTAAGAAAGCCCTTTTGATGATTCTCGATGGTTGGGGAATCGGTGCTCATGGAAAAGCAGATGTTATTTTCAATACTCCTACTCCTTATTGGGATCATTTAGTAAAAACATATCCTAATTCGCAGCTACAAGCGAGTGGCGAGGATGTGGGATTGCCCGACGGACAAATGGGGAACTCCGAAGTGGGGCATCTCAATATTGGTGCCGGGCGTGTGGTTTATCAGGATTTGGTAAAAATTAATCTGGCTTGCCGCGACAACAGCATTATGAAGAATCCGGAGATTATTTCCGCTTTCTCTTACGCTAAAGAAAAAGGAAAGAACATTCACTTTATGGGCTTAACTTCAGACGGTGGTGTGCACAGTTCACTCGATCATTTATTTAAGCTGTGCGACATAGCCAAAGAGTACGAAATCGGGAACACATTTATCCATTGTTTTATGGATGGACGCGATACCGATCCGAAGAGTGGTAAGGGCTTTATAGAGCAACTTGATGCACATTGCAAGACTTCTGCCGGAAAAATAGCATCAATCATTGGTCGTTATTATGCCATGGATCGTGACAAGCGCTGGGAACGTGTGAAAGAGGCTTATGATCTTTTGGTAAATGCTACAGGTAAAAAGGCCGATTGCATGATACAGGCTGTACAAGAGTCTTACGACGAAGGCGTGACTGATGAATTTATCAAACCGATTGTCAATGCAGCGGTGGACGGAACCATTAAGGCCGGAGATGTCGTTATATTCTTTAACTATCGTAACGACCGGGCTAAGGAACTGACGGCTGTGCTTACTCAGCAAGATATGCCCGAAGCCGGGATGAAAACAGTTCCCGATTTGCAATATTACTGTATGACTCCCTATGATGCTTCATTCAAAGGGGTGCACATCTTATTCGATAAGGATAATGTAGAGAACACACTGGGCGAATTTCTGGCCAAAGAGAAAAGGACTCAGTTGCACATTGCCGAAACTGAAAAGTACGCGCATGTTACTTTCTTCTTCAATGGCGGTCGCGAGGTTCCTTATGAAGGGGAAGATCGTATTCTGGTAGCTTCTCCGAAAGTAGCTACTTACGACCTGAAGCCCGAAATGAGTGCTTACGAAGTAAAAGATAAACTGGTTGCAGCAATTAATGAAAATAAGTACGATTTTATTGTGGTAAATTACGCTAACGGAGACATGGTAGGGCATACCGGAGTTTACGACGCGATAACCAAGGCGGTTGTTGCTGTAGATGCTTGCGTAAAAGAGACCATCGAAGCAGCTAAAGCACAGGGATATGAAGCAATTATTATTGCCGATCACGGAAATGCAGATAATGCAGTCAATGAAGACGGATCTCCTAACACAGCCCACTCGCTTAATCCCGTACCTTGCATTTATGTAACAGAGAATAAAGAGGCGGGCGTTGGCAATGGTCGTTTGGCCGATGTGGCTCCGACAATTCTCAAAATCATGGGTCTCGAGGCACCGAAAGAAATGACCGGTAAAGTGTTGATTAAATAA
- a CDS encoding magnesium transporter CorA family protein, whose product MRTYLYCEAGFVEKPQWQPNCWINVECPDAGDLKFLTQELKVPESFLTDIADTDERPRTESEENWLLTVLRIPMQSTQNGIPFTTVPIGIITNNEITISICYYHTEIIPDFITYTRRKNLIVKSKLDLILRLIYSSAVWFLKYLKQINNDVTAAEKALERSIRNEDLLQLMKLQKTLVYFNTSIRGNETMIGKLRSIFQEPESLNEELLEDVITELRQAYNTVNIYSDILTGTMDAFASIISNNVNTIMKRMTSISIILMVPTLIASFYGMNVDIHLDQMPHAFAIIVIFSVILSALAFFIFRKIKWF is encoded by the coding sequence ATGAGAACATATCTTTATTGTGAAGCCGGCTTTGTGGAAAAGCCGCAATGGCAGCCCAATTGCTGGATAAATGTAGAATGCCCGGATGCCGGCGATTTAAAGTTTCTCACCCAAGAGTTGAAAGTTCCCGAATCTTTCTTAACCGATATAGCCGATACGGATGAACGTCCGCGAACCGAAAGCGAAGAAAACTGGCTGCTTACCGTTTTGCGCATACCCATGCAGAGTACACAAAACGGCATTCCGTTTACAACGGTGCCCATTGGTATTATCACAAACAATGAAATTACTATCTCCATCTGTTATTATCACACGGAGATTATTCCCGATTTCATTACCTACACCCGTCGTAAGAATCTTATCGTAAAGAGCAAACTTGACCTTATTTTGCGCCTGATCTACTCTTCGGCCGTATGGTTTCTGAAATACCTGAAGCAGATAAACAATGACGTAACTGCTGCCGAAAAAGCGCTGGAGCGTAGTATTCGTAATGAAGACCTGTTGCAACTGATGAAGCTGCAAAAGACACTTGTTTATTTCAATACCTCCATTCGTGGAAACGAAACGATGATCGGAAAACTGCGAAGCATCTTTCAAGAGCCGGAGTCTCTAAACGAAGAGCTATTGGAGGATGTTATCACCGAGCTCAGACAAGCCTACAACACGGTAAATATTTATAGTGATATTCTTACCGGAACGATGGATGCCTTCGCTTCGATTATCTCGAACAATGTGAATACAATCATGAAGCGAATGACAAGCATCTCTATTATCTTAATGGTACCCACACTCATCGCCAGTTTTTATGGCATGAATGTTGATATTCATCTGGACCAGATGCCGCATGCTTTTGCTATCATCGTGATATTCTCTGTTATTCTATCGGCTCTTGCGTTCTTCATTTTCCGCAAGATAAAATGGTTTTAA